The nucleotide window TCGACTTCCTTCGGACCAATTCTATCCATTATCCGTCAACCATGCAATCTAGACATATGCTTTCCACCGACCGGCAGGAGATAAGTAGAGTAGGCTGCGATATACTGCATAGTATTATTATTGGATGTAGTCTATGGGTTGCTATGGATGTTTTGCTCCCGATAGGCATCTTCCTAATCACAATTCAGTTCTAATCCTCATTACAACTACTCACCGTGCGCGCGGCAGCATATCGGAATCTCCCGATATGCCCACTTTTGGTAGCATATCGGACAAAATTGTGTCCGTTATCCACCGTTATGTGGCATATCGCTGCATATCGGAAAATTGAATATGCAAGCGCGCGCACTGTGACTTGTCCTGGTTACTCATCACATATTACGTAATATTTCATTTAGTGCCCTACAATCCTTAGAACCGATCCTAATATAAACCCACCGAAGCTCTATTTCTTCGGTCTTTATTGACATAATCAACCGGACGCAGGATCACTTCTGTAACATGTGCTGAGGAATGATTTGGGCCGAGTCGTTGCCCTTGTCTCGGGCCATTGGCTGCGCTCGGTACGTTCTCCCAAGTTGATCCGCAGCAGGATCCCATCCATCTTGAAATAGGTAGCGACTATGTAAGATAAAAATCACTTGCAGTCTGCTTTTTCTCGTGGTGGTTTCTCACCAGTTCCCCTCGTTGTATTCCTTATTTTATCACCACCCCCATCAGAATCGAAATGTCGCCCGTACAAGTCACTGCCGAACTACTGGCGACGATGCCAGTCGGAAACTGCATCCAGTGTCTCGGATCACACCCAAACCATACGCTCGAGCGCAAGTTCGAAGCTTTGCAGAAAGGAGGATGGAAGCATACCGAGTTCTCATTTGCAGAATACTTCCAATGGGTGAAGCAGAAGGAGCCCAACGCCGTGTGAGTATTTTGCATTGCTGGAGCCCTGAATTTGGCTTTAGCTTACATTGTCACCATCCCAGTCCCAACGTTGATCCCGAAACCTATGGAGATGCCGAGGCTGAAGCcggggaagaagaggtgTGGGAAACGCTTTACCAGTACGCATCTGATGCCAAGGCTTTGGCCACCAAGCATAAGGTGAAGATGTGGTCTCTGCAATGCCTCGGACAGGTTGACAGCTGGCCAGCGGGGAGCAGGAGGGAGATCCGAGGGCGGGAGAAGGCGGTACACTGGCTCGAATTGTGTTCTCGCTTAGGCCTTGAGTTCTGCCAGGTAGTCTAGGACCTCACATTGTCGTCATCTTTGCCTGGTGCAACCCACTAACGTCACCGTAGATCGGTGTAAACGACCATTACGATGCGGTTGCGCCTTTCGAGAAGACTGTGAAGGACCTAGTTTGGATTGCCGACCAAGCGGCCGCACGAGGTGTCAAAGTCGCCTACGAATCCTGGAATTTTGCTCCGAAGAACAATCAGTGGGAGGCAACTTGGGCAGTTGTGCAGACCGCAGTGAGTACAGTGTAGCGAACGGGATATTGTCTGATGCATGCTTTCGGATAGAACCATCCCAGCCTCGGTCTATGTATCGACACCGCCCAATGCGCGTTGGCCCCCGCTTATGGTTTCGATCCTACTTCTGGACGCGGCTTCACCCCGGTCGCAGTGCAAGCATTGCTTGAGCGTCTCGCCTCACTGCCCCGTGACAAAATTTTTTTTGTGGAGATTTCGGACGTCCTCGCACCCCGACCTGCCCTTCTCTGCGGCAGCCCCTTCGATCAATGGCACCTCGACCAAGGTCCTGGTTACCGGCCCGGGTTTACATGGTGTCGATGTGCTAGGGTCATCCCTCACATTGGGAGGGGGACGGGCAAGCTCGTGGAGGGTGAACAGGGCCTGGGAGCTGGTAGGACTGCCGACATTGTTAAAGCAATTCTAAGCACTGGCTTCAACGGTGAGTTCCCGCATATATTTTTCTTTATTTATTTCCCCGGCTCTGACATCGCACCTTGCATAGGGCCGATTTTCTACGAATGCTTTGAGGTGGCCGAGCAGGAAAAGTCAGACCTCTCGATCCCTGACGAGCTAGTACAAGCGTCGGTTTTGTCGTGGGAGCGCATGAGCAAGGCCATTCTCAGTTGATGTACTCGTTAAGACATTCGAATGCATTCATTAATCATGTGTACTGGGGCCGAGTGGATTAGTTGAGACGTTCTCGAAATCCTTGGGGCATACAGCTTAGACCTTCCGACTGGCGGCGACTGCCTGAGACTCTGCTCCAGCGATGATTGAACGGGATTACGCACTCACAGTTCGAGAAGTTATCCTATTGAATCCGGAGCATAGTGCAGATTGTAGGCACAGATTGTTCAACAGTCAGATAGGGCCTGTGACAGACAACCAGACCCATCGTTGGCTTGTGGATAAGAAGGATCAGAGCCGGATGATGCATCTCTTCAGAATTCTCATAGTGTTTAATGGTATCAACGCTTCCCAGCCAGAGTCCGATAGTCTAAACTCCGAACTTTAACAGATGCCTGGGGtctgatgatgatggtgtACGCTATATGGGGCCACGAGAGTATTGAGAATCACATCGTAAGCAATGTTGTGTGGGCTATCGGCCCCGGCTATAGATTTTTTGTCTGCACCTGGTAGATGGCAAATCTGCAGACGAAGGGTAAGCATACATATTGGATGCAGCCACATCAATTATCGCTGACAGATCATTCTCATAGGAGAGACTCATTGTAAGCTATCTTGGCCATGGATTATTCGACCATTCTTCTCTCAACTGTTTGGCGCTCGGTTCTTAATTCAAGCTATTTGATGCCCTGCCCGATGATCGGCTTGAAGAGGTCATGAGTTTTCTCATAAAATGATGACAGCTCGCGAACTCATGTCACAGATATTAGAAAAAAGCTCAGCGGCCAAAGGCAGTAAGGATCGATAAACCGATGAAGTCTTTTCTGGATCGCTGTGTTTGTGAAGTGCCGAGTGTAAATTCTTTTGGTTAGTCGTTTCGACGTCGACGGGCGGTCCGGTTGGGATACAGCAGTCAAGTCTGCACGTCAGTACGCCGAACTGTCCTGATCAAAAACACTACGAGGCTCGGTCGCAATTTAACCGGGACATCGGCCTCGCCTGATTTCGGTCTTACGTGTGTTCGGGGACTTTTTGGCGCGATTCGCATATCGCTCGATCACTTTCGGGGCTGAGATCCCTCTATACAGGAAGAAAGCAACGTTGAAAAGACTACATATACAGACTGGCATTCCTGGTTTCCCATACCTTCAGCTCAGCATATCATCGTACCATTTAATTTTGTGAATTGGATTATCTCAAACAATTTCATAAGACTCAACAACTTCACCTCTCGGAATGACAATTGAAATCCCCTCGTTCAACAGGAAGGCCCGGATTGGTGTGATGGGCGTGGGCCGAATGGGCAAACGACATGCCATGAATGTGTGATAATCTTTTGTTCCTGTAGATTTTCGCATCTGCTGACCCGGTGAATGCCTCACAGATCGCCCAATTTGCCCCTAGGGCCGAACTTGTGGCCGTCTCCGATCCATATCCTGAGGCATTGGAATGGGCCAAGGCCAACCTGCCTTCCACAGTTAAGTCAGTAGTGTCTCGTGTCTTTATTCAGTTGGGAAGGGCTGACACCCACTTGTAGGACATACGGTTCCTCTGAGGAATTGATCAACGACCCCGATGTTGAGGGCATCCTGATCGCCACTGAGACCGCCTATCACGCCGAGTACGCCATCAAGGTCATCGAAGCCGGCAAGGTAAGCAAATGGCTTTTAGTTCAGCGTGCTTTGCCTTTCGCTGACGTGAACGTACTCTTAGCATGCACTTATTGAAAAGCCCATTTCCATAGATATCGAGCTTACCAAGCCGGTGGTGGCAGCTGCAAAGAAGCGTCCTGATCTCAAGGTTATGGTGGCTTTCTCGAGGAGATGTGAGTGCCACTGGATGAACTGCAGTCGTGCATATGACTGACATGCGAACGCAATTCTTAGTCGATGCGTCCTACCAAGAGGCTGCTAAGCGGATTGAGAATGGGCAACTCGGTCCTGCCTACCTCATCAAGTCTTGCACAAACGATCTCTATGACCCTACTGGCTACTTCTTGAACTACGCCAAGAAGTCCGGTGGTATTTTCATGGACTGCGGCATCCACGACATCGACATTGGCCGATACCTTTTGAACGTTGGCAACACAGATAAGCTCAAGAACCCTGCCAAGCAAGTTACCAAAGTCTTCGCAACAGGTCTGAACACTGTTTACCCCGAATTGGCAGAACTTGGGGATTGCGACAACGCTCTCGGCGTAATTGAGTTTGAAAATGGCTCCAAGATGGATATTCATCTCTCCAGGACTTCCATTCACGGACACGACGTCGTTTGTGAGGTTTTTGGGACTAAGGGCAAGTTTGTGATCAATGCCGTGAGTTATCTCAGCCATTATCGGAACCACGTAAGGGCGGATTAACCAGAGCTCGTCCAGGTTCCCAACATCTCCCGCGTCGAGATCCGCGACGAACACGGCGTCCGAACGGAGTCTCAGTGAGTCTACCTACATCTAGCAGGCTTCAGATTAGTCCTATGCTAATCTTCTCAAAACAGCCCCTCATACTATGAGCGATTTTTCGAAGCTTTTAAGACAGAAGTCCAAACCTTCTCAAACTGTATCTTGGACGACACACGTGGGTCACTCGCTCTTTCTTGATCCCCCATACTGACGGCCCCACTCAGCTGTTCCTACTCCCCCCCAGGACGCGCTCGAGGCCGCGCAGATCGCTACTGCGCTCACTCATTCATTCCGCACTGGTAACCCTGTCTACTTCGATGACAATGGAGAGCCTATTCTGAAGTAGAACTGGCGAGGAGGTTGTGCTTGGACTATATAGGAGAATTTTTTGGTGCCATCTGTTTTGGTTTTTGGTCTCTTGAAGTATTATTTTATGTATCACATGATGGAGATTTTGTCAATCTATTCAGTTAAAAGGATCCCTCCACCACTGCATCCTACACATTATGACAACAGTAATAATCATCTATGAGCAAGTTTGAAATGCAGGAGATTGACGGACGACTTACTTAATACATAGTATCTGGTTCAGGTCCGGCGATTAAAGGGAGAAAGATGAAACGAATTATTACACATATCAGATTGTCACTACAAACAATCACCTTTCAACATGTTGATGTCTAGGTTATCTATGTTGCATAAAGAGAGGAAAATGTCCAATCAATCGTACAATCCCACCTCCTTCCTTGCCCTAGACCCTTTCCCTGAACCTCCACCACATCATATGTTCTCGCACACTACAAGACAACATttggtggaagaaggagtGGGCTGCTGCTTGTTGAATTGGGGAAGGGTGAAGTGGCCGCTGGAACGAAGTCAAGTGTGTTGTGAGGCAAACCGCGGAATTTATTTATAAAGTAATTTAACAAAATAATAATGTGAACACGAGCCACATGTCATTTAACTTCCCCCCGCGGCCAAATCTAATTAGGGAGGCTATTCATGTCACGCAACTGTGGGTGGCAGCGGAACCGAATCGAGTTAATCGGATAACCGCTCGGAGAACTCGGCTTGTTTTCCAGTATTATGAGCTCGGGGTGTTTTCGCGAAACGCGACGCGTTTCTTCGTTCCAAGATGGTGAGCTTGGTCGATTTCTGAAAGCCGGGTCATTCTGGTTAACGCTTCGAGGGCGGCGGCCCGGTCCTCGGCTCAAGATTTCGGGATAGGTCCTCCTAAGATGTCTTCTTTCCGACGCTCCCTAAGACCTCTACTCTACTCTACTTGCAATCACCAGCACACAGTCTCTTCGATCTATACGTCCAGGCCGAACAGATTTACCTTGAAGGGCATTTGAGTTTAGCAGGACGTAACATTTAGCAGAAACTTACCGGAGCATGGACTTAGGTATATATAGCTGTTACGGTACATCGTTGTCAGTTTTGCCCAATCCCCCCCACTTCGCATAATTATTACATCCAAAACAAGCACATCACGATGACCATCTCTCCTATCTCTCAAGGTAATCCTACAGGAAAGCTTCGCATCGGTGTCCTCGGTGTTGGCCGGATGGGTCGACGGCACGCGTCCAACGTGAGCTTTGTTCTTCTGAAACTGATATAAAGACAGTTGCTCACGCAATGTTCGGTAGGTTGCGTACTCGGCACCACGGGCGGAGCTGGTGGCAGTAGCGGACCCCAATCCCGAGGCATTGGCGTGGGCCAAAGCGAACTTGCCAATCACAGCACAGTATGTgccttctccttccagTTCCATCGAATCAGAAACACCGCTGACAGAGTGTGAAAAGGTATTATTCCGAGTCTGCGGACCTCATTCAATCGCCTACCGTCGATGCCGTCTTGATTTCTACAGAGACTTCGGAACATGCAAGACTCGCTTTGGAGGCTGTCGCCGCGGGAAAGGTATGTGGACACAAGCTGAGCCCCAGGAGTAATGCAGCTGATCCTTTCGATAGCACGTCCTTCTTGAGAAACCCATTTCTGTGGATGTTGACCTTTCCCGTCCTGTTGTGAAAGCAGCGGCCAAGCATCCTGAACTGAAGATTATGATTGGATTCTCTCGGCGATGTACGTCTTCGTTCGCCATCATTGTACAAAGGCCGCGATGCTGATGGGAAGCCTATAGTCGATGTTTCCTACCAAGAGGCAAAGAGGAGGATTGATGATGGCAGCCTGGGCAAGCCTTACTTGATTAAATCGTGCACTAACGATCAATACGACCCCTCCGGCTTCTTCATTGGTTATGCTAAGGCATCTGGAGGCATCTTCATTGACTGCGGCA belongs to Cryptococcus gattii WM276 chromosome I, complete sequence and includes:
- a CDS encoding Hypothetical Protein (Similar to TIGR gene model, INSD accession AAW45176.1), with product MSPVQVTAELLATMPVGNCIQCLGSHPNHTLERKFEALQKGGWKHTEFSFAEYFQWVKQKEPNAVPNVDPETYGDAEAEAGEEEVWETLYQYASDAKALATKHKVKMWSLQCLGQVDSWPAGSRREIRGREKAVHWLELCSRLGLEFCQIGVNDHYDAVAPFEKTVKDLVWIADQAAARGVKVAYESWNFAPKNNQWEATWAVVQTANHPSLGLCIDTAQCALAPAYGFDPTSGRGFTPVAVQALLERLASLPRDKIFFVEISDVLAPRPALLCGSPFDQWHLDQGPGYRPGFTWCRCARVIPHIGRGTGKLVEGEQGLGAGRTADIVKAILSTGFNGPIFYECFEVAEQEKSDLSIPDELVQASVLSWERMSKAILS
- a CDS encoding uncharacterized protein (Similar to TIGR gene model, INSD accession AAW46682.1), with the protein product MTIEIPSFNRKARIGVMGVGRMGKRHAMNIAQFAPRAELVAVSDPYPEALEWAKANLPSTVKTYGSSEELINDPDVEGILIATETAYHAEYAIKVIEAGKHALIEKPISIDIELTKPVVAAAKKRPDLKVMVAFSRRFDASYQEAAKRIENGQLGPAYLIKSCTNDLYDPTGYFLNYAKKSGGIFMDCGIHDIDIGRYLLNVGNTDKLKNPAKQVTKVFATGLNTVYPELAELGDCDNALGVIEFENGSKMDIHLSRTSIHGHDVVCEVFGTKGKFVINAVPNISRVEIRDEHGVRTESHPSYYERFFEAFKTEVQTFSNCILDDTPVPTPPQDALEAAQIATALTHSFRTGNPVYFDDNGEPILK
- a CDS encoding uncharacterized protein (Similar to TIGR gene model, INSD accession AAW46683.1); this translates as MTISPISQGNPTGKLRIGVLGVGRMGRRHASNVAYSAPRAELVAVADPNPEALAWAKANLPITAQYYSESADLIQSPTVDAVLISTETSEHARLALEAVAAGKHVLLEKPISVDVDLSRPVVKAAAKHPELKIMIGFSRRFDVSYQEAKRRIDDGSLGKPYLIKSCTNDQYDPSGFFIGYAKASGGIFIDCGIHDIDISRWLLDVENPANLKSPKKQVTSVWATGLNAQHPELTQYGDCDNGICVVEYENGTKCTFHLSRTAIHGHDCSCEVFGTDSKLVINGNPNMNRVEIRDINGVRMESTPTYYERFRDAFIRELQTFCDTVLDDKPVPTTPLSALEAAKIAMALTHSFRVGKPVYFDDEGEAIIN